The sequence TCTGGACGAAGTGCCCACCTTTTTGAAATCCGGCTTTTCCAAACAAGGCGGTGTATTTATGGAAGCAGGCATTCCAAGACAGCGAATGAAATGCCCGGTAAAAGAAATGAACTCTGAGCCCTTTACGATGCTACATTAGCCCATAACTGGTCTTTGTTAGCCAAATCATACACGCCATGGGCATGGTGAATAAGGAACTTAGCGTATTCGGTCTGGGTCGGATCCGGGCACTCTGCGCCCAGGATTTTATCGGCTTTGATTTGCCATTGATAAGAAAAGTGTTTAAGTGCGGCGCGCGCATCCGCAGCCCCGCTCACAGGCATTGCGTCTGTCGGAACTTTACCTGAGACAACCCAATACCCCTTGCCCTTATTGTCTTTAATTTTCCAAACACCACAGATAGGAGGCAAAATACGGGACTCACTGGCTTGAATGTTGATACCGACTATGCCTTTTTCTGCAAGGTACTTCTGCGCAGTCTGCAGTGAAGTGTGTTGCCACTGGGCAAGCATTTTTTGTTGTTCTTCTTTACTCATTTGTGTGTTGTCTTTCGCCATTCTTGATACTGCTTGAGGAAATTTCCTCTACTGTATGAATTAAATCGACCGGATGCAAGCCCCCACTCAAACAGGTGTATAAGTGCGACACAGCTTAAGATGATTATTTGTATTTGCACAATGAATAGTCTCGACTAGGATTAAAGGATCATCTAACAGGTCAAAGTGGTCGTAACTATGATCCCACTTTCCATTGCTATTCAGTCAATCATATTTGCGATCGCCTGGTATGGATCAAACCTGGTCTTTGCGTTGATTATTACAGCTCTGTCTGGACTCGCTCTGTACGTTGGCATTCGCGCTACCAGGGCAGACGTGCCAAAGGCTACGGACCCTCAACCAGACCAAACACTCGGACAGCAATCTGATCTCACCTGCCTGGAGCAATTGGGCCACACCATTACCCCGCAGTTGCGAGATCAAATAAACAGTGCCCGACAACAAACTAAACAAGCAGTTGATAATATGTCTGGTGAGTTTTCCCAGTTAGTGAGCAATATCACTGCAACCTTAGGCAGCCTGGATAACAGCAGTGCCAGTACTTTACAGCAAACTTCGCAACACAGCCGCGACCAGCTAAATCAGATCCTGGCTTATCTGGAGCAATCCAATACCAGCCAACAGCAACGTACGGAGACGTTTAAAACCATGGTCGAACAAAGCAAGGAGTTGCAGGCAATGTCCATCGATGTCGCAAAAATTGCAGAACAAACCAATTTACTGGCTCTGAATGCATCCATAGAGGCGGCGCGCGCCGGTGACAATGGGCGTGGCTTTGCGGTTGTTGCAGATGAAGTGCGTGCCCTCGCTAACTCGAGTGGAGACACAGGGGTCAAAATCAACAAAATGGTCGAGTCTATCGCACAGGCAATGCAAAGCTCTATGACGATGATGGAAAGCGAATTAACCGAGCGCCAGGCACTGACGGAAAAGTATCAACGCCAGATCAACGAAGTGATTGATACCTGGCTCACGTTATCTCAAAACGTTGAGCAACAGGCGCAAATACTCCAGACCTCTAACGAAGATAATCGACAAAAAATCTCGGAGATATTGGTTGATCTGCAGTTTCAGGACAGAGTCGATCAGATCCAGGACAGCGTGACAATTGCGCTGGAGATCATGACACAAGAGCTGGATAAATTCATTGAAGAGCGCCGCCAAAGCAGCACCGCCCGATTTAATCATCAGCGGATCAGTGACACACTTTCTCGCACCGCTGCAACCCGGGAGCAACGGCATATTCTGGCATCCAAGCACAGCGGCAGCAATCGCAAAGACGATGACACTGTGGACGACCTTACTTTTTTCTGACATGCAGCCTGAGGGTAAATTATGAGTAAAACCATTTTAGTTGTAGATGATTCTGATTCTTTAAGACAGGTCGTGAACATTGCGCTGACAGGGGCTGGTTACCAGGTTATTGAAGCCTGCGATGGCAAAGATGCCCTCAGCAAACTCACTGGTAGCAAAGTTCACCTGATAATCAGTGACGTCAATATGCCCAATATGAACGGCATTGAATTCGTCAAAAATGTCAAACAGCTACCGCAATACAAGTTTACACCTGTCATCATGCTGACCACAGAAAATCAACAGAGCATGATGGAAGAAGGCAAAAAAGCAGGTGCGAAGGCCTGGATGGTCAAGCCGTTTAAACCAGCACAAATGCTTCAAGCCGTCTCTAAGTTATTGATGATGTGATCGTGATGTCTGAGTGTTTTAAGTTCCCAACCGAGTTGACCATCTACGAAGTACAAGACGTGTATACAGAGCTCCGTACGTTTGTAGAGGGTAAGCAAGCGTTAGAGCTCGACTTAAGCCAGGTAGAAGAACTCGACAGCGCAGGGATCCAGTTGACAGTCTGGCTGGTGAATCACTGTCGGACAACAGGGGTACAGATTAATGCCCTCACCCTGTCAGATCTGCTTACAGCCAGGCTAACCCTGTTGAATGTGTCCCTGGCCGCTCAAAATAAAAGCGAACCTTAACTATGTCTGTTGATTTAAGCGCGGCCATTACCACTTTTGTCAGTGAGTCCAAAGAGCTTCTGGCCGACATGGAAAACTCTTTGCTGGATATGGAAGCCAGTGACGCTAGCGCCGATCAGGAAGAAACCATCAACGCCATCTTCCGCGCCATTCACACCATTAAAGGCAGTGCAGGGTTGTTTAGTTTTGACTATGTCGTGAGCCTGACCCACATTGCGGAAACCGTACTGGACGATATTCGAAACGGCAACCGGGAAATGAGTAAACCTCTGCTCTCTCTATACCTGGAAACGGGTGACTTGTGCGAGGAACTGATCCTGCTCGCCGCGTCTGACAGTGAACCCAGTGCACACCAACTGACCCAACTTGCTGCTCTGAACAGCCAGTTCAGTGAGTTTATCGACGATGCTGCTTCACCACAGGATAACATTGCCACCTCAGACAACCCTAAACAGCCGCAAAATGGTATCTGGTTTGTCTGCTTTGTTCCTAACGAAAATGTATTGCGTAATGGCCTGGACCCCTTCCCTTTTATTCACTTTCTGAATAATGAAGTAACCGACCTTGAAGTAGCCACGAATGTTGTTCCTCTGAATGCCCAAACCCCCTATGACCCCGAGTCCTGCTACCTGGCGTTTCTGATGCTGTTCCGTACAAGTCAAAACAAGGAAGCGATAGAAGAGGTCTTCGAGTTTATCAAAAACGATGCGGTCATAGAGATTTTACCACCTGCTCAGTGCAGTTACGACGCGATCCAGGCCTGCGCACGGTACTTTCCGGAACCATCTCAGTTCCAGTCAACCCTGTCACAGCTCACTCAGTCACTTTTACCGAATGAGCCATCCGCATCAGCCTCAGATAATGACCCTATGTCCCCCCCTGTTAAAGACAAGAAGAAAAACAAAGTACACAGCAGCAAAACCTTGCGGGTCGAGGCAATGAAGCTTGACAGGTTGATCGATCAAGTCGGAGAAATGGTCATTACCGGGGCCAGAACGAATCTGCTGGCCCACGAAACCGGCAACGAAACCCTGATAGAAGCTATGGCACTCCTTGAGCGATTGGTTGAAAACATTCGTGACAGCTCGCTTAAACTCAGGATGGTGCAAATTGGCGAAACCTTTAATAAGTTCAAACGTGTTGTCCGGGATGTGGCTGACGAACTGGGTAAAGAGGTGGAACTCAATATTATTGGCGCGGATACCGAGCTGGATAAAACCTTTGTTGAGAAAGTCAGCGATCCGCTTATGCATATCATCCGCAACGCCATAGACCATGGCATCGAAACACCTGATGAACGGGTTGCCGCAGGCAAGCCTGCCTGTGGTCAACTCACGCTCAAGGCCTATCATGACTCTGGCTCAATTGTGATAGAGATCCAGGATGATGGTCAGGGGTTAGATCAGAGCAAGATCCTGGCTCGCGCAATCGAAAACGGCTTGATCAGCGCAGAACACTCTTTGCAGGACAAAGAAATTAACCTGCTTATTTTTGAACCTGGCTTTTCCACTGCCGCCGCCGTAACCAGCATCTCGGGCCGTGGCGTGGGCATGGACGTAGTAAAACGTAATGTTGAAAGCTTGCGGGGTAGCGTGGAAGTCGACAGCACCAAAGGGCTGGGCTCCAAAATTATTATTCGCCTGCCACTGACTTTATCCATCATTGACGGGTTTATGTTTACCGTTGGCGACGAGGATTACGTGATCCCCCTCGATACTGTGGTTGAGTGCCTGGAACTGCACGAGGTGGTCTCTGAGTCCGACATTCAGGATAAGAACTACATTAACCTCAGAACTGAGGTCCTGCCTTTTATTCGTCTGCGTACCCTGTTTGGGATAGAGCAGCAAATTGAACACACGAAGGAATCACTGGTTATCGTCCAGTTTGGCACCCTTAGAGCCGGTCTGGTCGTCGACTCATTGCAAGGAGAGTTTCAGACCGTTGTAAAACCCCTGGGGAGGCTGTTCGAAGGCCTCAAATGTATCAGCGGAGCAACCATACTCGGCAGTGGCAAAGTAGCCATTATTTTGGATGTATCTGCCCTGATCCGCACCGCAATTACAATGTATGAGCAATTAGAGCTCAAACATTAGTCAGATAAACCGGAGCGTAAAGATGTTTAAGAATCTGACCATCAAAAACAAAATCATTCTGGCCATGTTTACCATGGGGCTATTACTACTGGTGATTGCCGTGTCTGTGCAAATGAAAAATGGCCGTATAGAAGGATTTGCCACCGATGTCGGACAATACGACATACCTGAAGCCATTTATGCGCTGAATATGCTGGATGAACTGGGGGACATGAACAGCAATGTGCTGGAATACATTGCCGGTGAGGCCGACGAAAAAGCGGACTTTTTGTCAAACTACAGTGAATTCACTAACTATCTCGAAGATCTTAAGCGACTCAATTCTGTTGATACCAGCTACATTCGTCAGCTGGAAGATTTAGTACGTCGCTATGCCAGCGAGAATCAGGAGCTGATTTTCGACCGATTTGACCCCCTTCAGGAAGAAAAAGCCGTCGAAAAATATGAGTACATCAATCGAGAGTTCGCGGAACCGCTCGAAAGTTTACTTGACTCCCAAAAAGAGGCCGAAGTGGCTGATGCCGGCAGCAGTGGCGACTTTGCCGAAGTGGTCAACGATGATTTACCCGGGGTACGTTACTATCTGGAGCTGATTGACGAACAAGGCGACATGATGGGGTCACTTAATGCTTATATGCGTGGTCGGGTGGGTGCAACCGCTGCCTTTGAAAAAGACGCCCGTACCTTTTCTAATTTTCTCTCAGAGCTTAAACCTCTGGAAAGAAAACCTCTGGAAATTAAAGCCATTGGTGACATAGAACGCATGTATCTGGGTCTCTACAACGGTGGTAAAGAAATTTTTGCTATGTATGACCCAAAACAAAAGATCCAGGCTTCCAAAGATGTGGACCGACTGGAGCACGACATCTTTAGTAAAATAGAGGAAATACTGGAAAAGATCTCCAACGAGGCGATAGCTGAGAGCACCACTTCACTCAACGATCTTATGTCTGCCGCCAGGGACAGTATTAAGCTTGTCTGGGGCTTACTTATTGTTGCTATCGTCCTCGCCATCGCCACCGCCGCTTTTTTGATACGAGGCATAGTGCTGCCTATCAATGCGCTGGCAGAAGCAGCGGAAGACCTGCGTTCAGGGGAAGGCGACCTGACCCGTCGTATACCGGATTTTGGTAATGACGAAATAGGTCAAACCGCACAAAGCTTCAATGGCTTTATCGAACGGCTGCAAAATATCCTGCTGGATATCCAGGAATCTGTTGAGTCCATTGCCCACAGTACCAATGAAGTAAGCACTACTTCTCGTATGCTCAGTTCCACCTCCAATCAACTGGCAGCCAGTGTGGAAGAAACTTCAGCATCGCTGGAACAAATGAGTTCGTCCATTTCAATGAATACCGAAAACTCCAAAATGACCAATGACATTGCCAAGCAATCCAGCAGCGAGGCAAACGATGGTGGCCAGGCTGTAAAAGATACTGTTCAGGCCATGACCCAGATAGCAGAGAAAATCGGCATCATCGAAGACATCGCATACAAAACCAATCTCCTGGCCTTAAATGCCGCCATTGAAGCGGCCAGAGCCGGTGAACACGGCAAGGGCTTTGCCGTGGTGGCTGATGAAGTACGTAAGCTCGCAGAACGGTCTCAGGTTGCCGCACAAGACATCAGTACACTTGCCGACAACAGCGTTAAAATCGCACAACACGCAGGCGCCATGCTCGACAGAATGGTACCCAACATTGGCAAGACCGCCGATTTGGTGCAGGAGATCACCGCGGCGTCGACAGAACAAAGTACCAGTGTGGCTGAGATTAATCGTACCGTGGCTCAGCTTGATGAAATTGCGCAACAAAATGCATCCGCATCAGAGGAACTCGCCTCAACAGCCAAAATGGTTCAGGATCAAACCGGAGATATTCGCTCGACCGTGGGCTACTTTAAATTGAGTAACAATGGCCGCAGCCACAAAGGCCGTCAGTCTAATGTCATTCACGACAGTAGCCATAGCCGCGAAGATGGTTACACCCCATTTGATGAGTAATGCGCGATGAGTGAACTAGTACATAACCCAGTCACCGCGGCCTATGATCTTGATAAGTATCTGGCTTTTGAGCTCAACGGCGCATCGTATTCAATCAGTATTTCCATTGTCAGAGAGATCATGGAATATATCGAAGTGGATAAAATTCCCATGGCACCGGATTTCATTATCGGTGCCATCAACCTCAGGGGCCTGGTCATTCCTGTTTTTGATTTATCCGTTCGACTGAACAAACCCGCACAGCCCAACACCAATCGTACCTGCATTATTGTCGCTGAGTGCAACTATAAAGCGCAGAATATTACTGTCGGCCTGAAAGTCGATATGGTCACTAAGGTGCTGGATATTCCTGCACATGAGATTGACCAGGTGCCCAGTATTGCAGGTCAGTTTCATAGCCGTTTTGTGTATGGTTTGGCTAAACTAACAGACAATCTGATGACCATACTGGACATAACCAAAATACTGACGCTGGATGATGTGCAGTTGTTTGACGACTTACAACAACATAATAAACAACTTGCACTGGAACTGACACTCGACTCTGACCCCGCACACTCCTACGAGGAAAGGTGATATGAACTCAGCGCCCACTCTCACAGACAGCAATAAGACCACCGAAGAACTCCATTCACTGTTAGTGTCGATCGGGTATGATACCTTTGGCATTCCGATAGAGTCCGTGAAAGAAGTCATTGAGCTGACCGACACGACGATGGTCCCTATGTGCAATCAGGTGATCCGGGGCGTGATCAATGTCCGGGGCAGTGTTATTCCGGTTCTGGATATGCAGCACCGCCTGATGCTGAAAAACCCTCAGCCTTACAACAAATACAGTTGTATCGTGTTATATGACTTTTATGATCCCAGTCTGGACGAAGTTATGACCCTCGGCATGCTGGTCAGCAGCGTAATGTCTATTCAGTTTATCAATTGCAATCAGCTTGAGGACTCCCCCTCTTTCGGAGCCAATATCCCTCGTCACTTTGTCTGGAAAATGGCTAAAATTAATAATCAGCTCACCATTTTGCTCGACATGAACAGTGTACTCAATATCAGTGAGATTAATACGCAACTGAAATCCTCCCAGGCTGAATTCTTCTCCCGATTTTGTCAGCGTTAGGCAGCAATGGCGATTTCAACTCTGGAGTTTCAGCAACTCAACCGCCTGTTTGAGCAGCATACCGGGATCAGCCTGGGTAAAAACAAAGCAGATATTGTGGCAAGCCGCCTTGCCAGCCGACTGCGTGCCAGACGCTGCCCTTCTTTCAGCAAGTATTATCGCTTGTTAATGACACCCGAGGGACAAGAAGAGCTGCAAGTGTTTATTGATAAACTCACCACGCATGAAACCTATTTTTTCAGGGAGCAGGCCCAGTTTGAGTTTCTTTATCACTACTATCAACATAATCGTCCACGCCACTCTCCCATTCGGGCCTGGAGTGCCGCCTGCTCAAGCGGAGAAGAGGCGTACTCACTGGCCATGATACTGGACGACTTATTCTATAACCGACCATGGCATGTTATCGGCACAGATATTTCTGAAATGTCTGTGCTTATGGCCAGAGATGCGCGCTATGCCATATCTACCGTAAGCAAAATTCCCAAACGCTATCGGATCCGTTATTGCCTGAAAGGAACGGGTAAAAATGCCGATAACTTCACGCTGATCTCAACGCTAAAAAAACAATGCAGCTTTCAGGAAGACAACCTGTTACACCTAACCACGGTAGATTTTTCATTTGATGTGATTTTTCTGCGTAATGTACTCATCTACTTTGACAAATCCAAACAACAAGCCATCCTGAATAATATCATCAAACGTTTAAACCATGGTGGTTTACTCTTTTTGGGACACTCGGAAGCCATGCGAGACAAGCCTGCTTGTCTGCAAACCCTGAGTCCCTGCATATACAAGAAGGTTGCCTTATGACCAGCGTCTTCATCATCGATGATTCCGCCCTGATGCGCCAAGTCATGAGTGAGATCATAGCCCATGAACGTACCTTAGTGGTCAGCGGCACCGCCCCCGACCCCATCATTGCAGAGCGAAAGATGAATATAAATTGGCCGGATGTCATTTTGTTGGATGTGGAAATGCCAAAAATGAATGGCATCACTTTCCTGAAGAAAATTATGCAGGAACGCCCTACGCCGGTGATCATCTGCTCGGCACTGGCGCAGGAAAAAACCACTACCGCCATGGAAGCACTTGCTTGTGGCGCTGTGGATGTGATTGCCAAACCCACTCACGGGCTGGGAGACTTTTTACACAGTGACTCAGTGTCGCAAATCATTGACGCTATTAAAGGGGCGACTAAAGCCAAAGTCCGTCAACTCAAATACCTCGAAGAAGGCACCTTTCGCGAGCTACATACGACAGAAGAAGTGCTACCTGCCCACAAAACTGCACAGCCACCAGACAGTGCCGGAAAAGTGATTGCCATTGGCGCTTCGACAGGCGGAACTGAGGCGATCGCCCGACTTTTACAGCAGCTCCCAGCCCATTCACCGCCGATTGTTATCGTCCAGCACATGCCAGGTAAGTTCACGGCTGCGTTTGCTCAACGCCTTAACGACATCACACCTCATAGCGTAGAAGAGGGACAAACTGCCACTCGCATCCGCCGTGGCCATGTGTATATCGCCCCAGGTGGCCAGCATATGTTGGTAAAACGCCAAGGCTCGGACTACTATTTAGAGATACGCGATGGACCACTTGTCAGTCGCCACAAGCCTTCGGTGGATGTGTTATTTCGCTCCGTAGCCCAGTCGGTAGGTAATCATGCCCTTGGAATTATTCTCACCGGCATGGGCAATGATGGCGCAAGTGGTTTACTGGAAATGAAGCAAAAGGGAGCGGTGACTTTTGCAGAAAGCGAGTCCAGTTGTGTGGTCTTTGGTATGCCGAAAGAGGCCATCGCGAGGGGGGGCGCCGATAAAATTTATGCGCTGAGCAACCTCCCTTACCAGATCCAAAAAGCGCTTGGGTGATCTGTATGAAAAACCAATTAAGTCAATTACTGCACATTGCTTATCTTAGCTATGACAGGCAGGGACAGATCATCTCCATCTCTGACGCTGCCGAGCAAACACTCGGCCTAAAGCCCGGGGATATACTATCGCAAAAGCTGGTTTTTATTGATGAAGACTTTGCTGAGCTTAATCTCAGTGAAATCTTGTTCGACCCTATCTTTGATCAAATTGAGCTGGGTATCAGCATTGATAACAGCAGCGTTACCTGGGTCAGACTATACAGCTTCAGGCAAGACGACCAATATTACCTGAGGCTCGAACCCATTGAAGAGCTGATCTCCATCAGACGCCTGAATAAACAGCTCGCAATCCGTGATCCTCACACCGGGTTGCTGTATCGGGATGCCTTCATTAACAAAATTAAAGAGCAACCTCATCAGGGCACCATTTGCTGTGTCCGGATCTGCAATTTTCAACGTATTTCCGAAGTCTGGAATATTGGTGTTGCCAACCTGGTATTTATGGAGATACTGGCACGATTTCAGGGGGAATTTGATAAAGGTATATTTTCTAAACACTCTTCCGACTGTTACTGCGTGTTCATTCCGAATACGGTTCCACTGAATATCGAAACCTTATACAAGCAACTGAACGAGCCCTTTAATTTTAACGGCAACAGTTTCTACAGCAATGTTTCGCTGGGTTACTATAAAGAGCAGCCCAGTGACGACCATGAGTTAAGCCTGAACAAAGCAGAAATGGCAACCTTTGATGCACTGTCAGATCACAACCGCCTGGTCGAGTTCAAAGAGACATTGGCCAGGCAAATTGAACGACAAAACAAAATTGAAACCGGCCTGCGCAGTGCCCTTTATCAGGATAACCTCGCTGACAGCTTTGAAGTCGTCTTTCAGCCAATTCATGACACCAAAACAGAGCGCCTGATTGGGGCTGAATGCCTCATGCGCTGGGAGCTTGATGGTCAGCCTATACCGCCTACCGAATTTATTCCAATCATTGAAAGTACGGGCGAGATCAACAAACTAACGCTATTTACGCTGAGCCAGATTAATAAGCTAAAAGGTTTACTGGCGCAAGAGCACATTGAGGCTCGCCAGTTTCGTTTTGCCATTAACATCAGCGTAGTTGAAATTCTTGACGTTAACTTTACTACCCGTTTGCTGCAAGCACTGGAGAAGCTGTCGCTTAACCCTGCTAAAATTAAGCTGGAGCTCACTGAATCGGCCCTCATAGATAACTTTAATTATATTAATGAGATACTGCAAAAACTACAAAGCGAAGGACTGATGATATCGATTGATGATTTTGGTACCGGCTACTCCAGCCTGAGCTACTTGTGTAAACTCCATTTTGATGAAATTAAAATTGACCGGGCCTTTGTCACCCATGTCGTCAGTGACGGAAAAATGCAG comes from Pseudoalteromonas rubra and encodes:
- a CDS encoding DUF4826 family protein — encoded protein: MAKDNTQMSKEEQQKMLAQWQHTSLQTAQKYLAEKGIVGINIQASESRILPPICGVWKIKDNKGKGYWVVSGKVPTDAMPVSGAADARAALKHFSYQWQIKADKILGAECPDPTQTEYAKFLIHHAHGVYDLANKDQLWANVAS
- a CDS encoding response regulator, yielding MSKTILVVDDSDSLRQVVNIALTGAGYQVIEACDGKDALSKLTGSKVHLIISDVNMPNMNGIEFVKNVKQLPQYKFTPVIMLTTENQQSMMEEGKKAGAKAWMVKPFKPAQMLQAVSKLLMM
- a CDS encoding chemotaxis protein CheW, producing MNSAPTLTDSNKTTEELHSLLVSIGYDTFGIPIESVKEVIELTDTTMVPMCNQVIRGVINVRGSVIPVLDMQHRLMLKNPQPYNKYSCIVLYDFYDPSLDEVMTLGMLVSSVMSIQFINCNQLEDSPSFGANIPRHFVWKMAKINNQLTILLDMNSVLNISEINTQLKSSQAEFFSRFCQR
- a CDS encoding methyl-accepting chemotaxis protein; translated protein: MSGEFSQLVSNITATLGSLDNSSASTLQQTSQHSRDQLNQILAYLEQSNTSQQQRTETFKTMVEQSKELQAMSIDVAKIAEQTNLLALNASIEAARAGDNGRGFAVVADEVRALANSSGDTGVKINKMVESIAQAMQSSMTMMESELTERQALTEKYQRQINEVIDTWLTLSQNVEQQAQILQTSNEDNRQKISEILVDLQFQDRVDQIQDSVTIALEIMTQELDKFIEERRQSSTARFNHQRISDTLSRTAATREQRHILASKHSGSNRKDDDTVDDLTFF
- a CDS encoding chemotaxis protein CheW; its protein translation is MSELVHNPVTAAYDLDKYLAFELNGASYSISISIVREIMEYIEVDKIPMAPDFIIGAINLRGLVIPVFDLSVRLNKPAQPNTNRTCIIVAECNYKAQNITVGLKVDMVTKVLDIPAHEIDQVPSIAGQFHSRFVYGLAKLTDNLMTILDITKILTLDDVQLFDDLQQHNKQLALELTLDSDPAHSYEER
- a CDS encoding chemotaxis protein CheA, which gives rise to MSVDLSAAITTFVSESKELLADMENSLLDMEASDASADQEETINAIFRAIHTIKGSAGLFSFDYVVSLTHIAETVLDDIRNGNREMSKPLLSLYLETGDLCEELILLAASDSEPSAHQLTQLAALNSQFSEFIDDAASPQDNIATSDNPKQPQNGIWFVCFVPNENVLRNGLDPFPFIHFLNNEVTDLEVATNVVPLNAQTPYDPESCYLAFLMLFRTSQNKEAIEEVFEFIKNDAVIEILPPAQCSYDAIQACARYFPEPSQFQSTLSQLTQSLLPNEPSASASDNDPMSPPVKDKKKNKVHSSKTLRVEAMKLDRLIDQVGEMVITGARTNLLAHETGNETLIEAMALLERLVENIRDSSLKLRMVQIGETFNKFKRVVRDVADELGKEVELNIIGADTELDKTFVEKVSDPLMHIIRNAIDHGIETPDERVAAGKPACGQLTLKAYHDSGSIVIEIQDDGQGLDQSKILARAIENGLISAEHSLQDKEINLLIFEPGFSTAAAVTSISGRGVGMDVVKRNVESLRGSVEVDSTKGLGSKIIIRLPLTLSIIDGFMFTVGDEDYVIPLDTVVECLELHEVVSESDIQDKNYINLRTEVLPFIRLRTLFGIEQQIEHTKESLVIVQFGTLRAGLVVDSLQGEFQTVVKPLGRLFEGLKCISGATILGSGKVAIILDVSALIRTAITMYEQLELKH
- a CDS encoding CheR family methyltransferase, producing MAISTLEFQQLNRLFEQHTGISLGKNKADIVASRLASRLRARRCPSFSKYYRLLMTPEGQEELQVFIDKLTTHETYFFREQAQFEFLYHYYQHNRPRHSPIRAWSAACSSGEEAYSLAMILDDLFYNRPWHVIGTDISEMSVLMARDARYAISTVSKIPKRYRIRYCLKGTGKNADNFTLISTLKKQCSFQEDNLLHLTTVDFSFDVIFLRNVLIYFDKSKQQAILNNIIKRLNHGGLLFLGHSEAMRDKPACLQTLSPCIYKKVAL
- a CDS encoding methyl-accepting chemotaxis protein; translated protein: MFKNLTIKNKIILAMFTMGLLLLVIAVSVQMKNGRIEGFATDVGQYDIPEAIYALNMLDELGDMNSNVLEYIAGEADEKADFLSNYSEFTNYLEDLKRLNSVDTSYIRQLEDLVRRYASENQELIFDRFDPLQEEKAVEKYEYINREFAEPLESLLDSQKEAEVADAGSSGDFAEVVNDDLPGVRYYLELIDEQGDMMGSLNAYMRGRVGATAAFEKDARTFSNFLSELKPLERKPLEIKAIGDIERMYLGLYNGGKEIFAMYDPKQKIQASKDVDRLEHDIFSKIEEILEKISNEAIAESTTSLNDLMSAARDSIKLVWGLLIVAIVLAIATAAFLIRGIVLPINALAEAAEDLRSGEGDLTRRIPDFGNDEIGQTAQSFNGFIERLQNILLDIQESVESIAHSTNEVSTTSRMLSSTSNQLAASVEETSASLEQMSSSISMNTENSKMTNDIAKQSSSEANDGGQAVKDTVQAMTQIAEKIGIIEDIAYKTNLLALNAAIEAARAGEHGKGFAVVADEVRKLAERSQVAAQDISTLADNSVKIAQHAGAMLDRMVPNIGKTADLVQEITAASTEQSTSVAEINRTVAQLDEIAQQNASASEELASTAKMVQDQTGDIRSTVGYFKLSNNGRSHKGRQSNVIHDSSHSREDGYTPFDE
- a CDS encoding bifunctional diguanylate cyclase/phosphodiesterase, with the protein product MKNQLSQLLHIAYLSYDRQGQIISISDAAEQTLGLKPGDILSQKLVFIDEDFAELNLSEILFDPIFDQIELGISIDNSSVTWVRLYSFRQDDQYYLRLEPIEELISIRRLNKQLAIRDPHTGLLYRDAFINKIKEQPHQGTICCVRICNFQRISEVWNIGVANLVFMEILARFQGEFDKGIFSKHSSDCYCVFIPNTVPLNIETLYKQLNEPFNFNGNSFYSNVSLGYYKEQPSDDHELSLNKAEMATFDALSDHNRLVEFKETLARQIERQNKIETGLRSALYQDNLADSFEVVFQPIHDTKTERLIGAECLMRWELDGQPIPPTEFIPIIESTGEINKLTLFTLSQINKLKGLLAQEHIEARQFRFAINISVVEILDVNFTTRLLQALEKLSLNPAKIKLELTESALIDNFNYINEILQKLQSEGLMISIDDFGTGYSSLSYLCKLHFDEIKIDRAFVTHVVSDGKMQSLFNSIVSLAKNLDKPLVAEGIEQLDQMIYAKAKGVDYIQGYYYSKPLNITDFVEYVVADKSSYLHFEE
- a CDS encoding STAS domain-containing protein, yielding MSECFKFPTELTIYEVQDVYTELRTFVEGKQALELDLSQVEELDSAGIQLTVWLVNHCRTTGVQINALTLSDLLTARLTLLNVSLAAQNKSEP
- a CDS encoding protein-glutamate methylesterase/protein-glutamine glutaminase, producing the protein MTSVFIIDDSALMRQVMSEIIAHERTLVVSGTAPDPIIAERKMNINWPDVILLDVEMPKMNGITFLKKIMQERPTPVIICSALAQEKTTTAMEALACGAVDVIAKPTHGLGDFLHSDSVSQIIDAIKGATKAKVRQLKYLEEGTFRELHTTEEVLPAHKTAQPPDSAGKVIAIGASTGGTEAIARLLQQLPAHSPPIVIVQHMPGKFTAAFAQRLNDITPHSVEEGQTATRIRRGHVYIAPGGQHMLVKRQGSDYYLEIRDGPLVSRHKPSVDVLFRSVAQSVGNHALGIILTGMGNDGASGLLEMKQKGAVTFAESESSCVVFGMPKEAIARGGADKIYALSNLPYQIQKALG